Proteins encoded together in one Altererythrobacter epoxidivorans window:
- a CDS encoding class I SAM-dependent methyltransferase, which yields MACKPATDDPARPETSAEFPRPDRPVSDLGATNFSTEDVRDSRGEAQKVMELADIRPGMTVADIGAGEGYYTVRLAERVGNGGRVLAQDIDRQALDRLGQRVERERIENVSIKLGTEDDPQLPSDSFDRIFLVHMYHEVSEPYAFLWRMWPALAEGGQVIVVDSDRPTDQHGIPPLLLSCEFEAIGYRLIEFVEKPDIRGYFARFERGDTRKSPSEIAPCSVQPA from the coding sequence GTGGCCTGCAAACCGGCTACGGATGATCCGGCACGTCCGGAGACTTCCGCGGAATTCCCTCGGCCCGATCGCCCTGTTTCTGACCTCGGCGCGACGAACTTCTCGACCGAAGATGTCCGCGACAGCCGCGGCGAGGCGCAGAAGGTGATGGAGCTTGCCGATATACGCCCTGGAATGACCGTTGCCGACATTGGTGCGGGCGAGGGGTACTACACCGTTCGCCTGGCGGAACGGGTCGGTAATGGCGGGCGGGTCCTGGCACAGGATATCGACCGGCAGGCGCTCGATCGCCTGGGCCAGCGGGTGGAGCGCGAGCGGATCGAAAACGTCTCGATCAAGCTTGGGACCGAAGACGATCCGCAGCTGCCCTCGGACAGTTTCGACCGCATCTTCCTCGTCCACATGTACCACGAGGTAAGCGAGCCATATGCCTTCCTGTGGCGGATGTGGCCTGCGCTTGCCGAAGGGGGGCAGGTGATTGTCGTCGATAGCGACAGGCCAACCGACCAGCACGGCATTCCACCCTTGCTGTTGTCGTGCGAATTCGAAGCCATCGGCTACCGCCTGATCGAATTTGTCGAGAAACCGGACATCCGTGGATACTTCGCCCGGTTCGAGCGCGGCGACACGCGTAAGTCCCCTTCGGAAATCGCGCCCTGCAGCGTCCAGCCTGCCTGA
- the prfB gene encoding peptide chain release factor 2, with the protein MRAEGQANIDRIEAALDLVRQSLDWERALRRLDELNARVQDPTLWDNPKEAQAISREQKQLETSINTVNEISSEMSDAIEFVEMGEAEGDDDVVNEGLSSLKRLADRADADKVQALLSGEADGNDTYLEIHAGAGGTESQDWAEMLLRMYARWAERKGFKVETVEYQAGEAAGIKSATLLIKGENAYGYAKTESGVHRLVRISPYDSSARRHTSFSSVWVYPVIDDDIDIQINESDLKIDTYRASGAGGQHVNTTDSAVRITHQPTGIVVASQNDRSQHKNRATAMNMLKARLFEREMAEREAAASGEYQEKSEIGWGHQIRSYVLQPYQMVKDLRTGVTSTSPDAVLDGAIDDFISAALAQRVTGEAVDVEDVE; encoded by the coding sequence ATGCGTGCCGAAGGGCAGGCCAATATCGACCGGATCGAGGCAGCACTCGACCTAGTGCGCCAGTCGCTCGACTGGGAGCGTGCGCTGCGCCGTCTCGACGAACTCAACGCCCGCGTCCAGGACCCGACCCTGTGGGACAATCCCAAGGAAGCGCAGGCGATCAGCCGCGAACAGAAACAGCTCGAAACCTCGATCAACACGGTGAACGAGATTTCGAGCGAAATGTCCGATGCGATCGAATTCGTCGAAATGGGCGAAGCCGAGGGTGATGACGATGTCGTCAACGAGGGGCTGAGCTCGCTCAAGCGGCTTGCCGATCGCGCTGACGCCGACAAGGTCCAGGCACTGCTGTCCGGCGAAGCGGATGGCAACGATACCTATCTCGAAATCCACGCAGGCGCGGGCGGCACGGAAAGCCAGGATTGGGCCGAAATGCTGCTGCGCATGTATGCCCGTTGGGCGGAGCGAAAAGGCTTCAAGGTCGAGACCGTCGAATACCAGGCTGGCGAAGCGGCCGGGATCAAGTCGGCGACCTTGCTGATCAAGGGCGAGAATGCCTACGGCTATGCCAAGACGGAAAGCGGTGTGCACCGCCTCGTCCGTATCAGTCCCTATGACAGTTCGGCGCGTCGCCACACCAGCTTCAGTTCGGTCTGGGTCTATCCGGTGATCGATGACGATATCGACATCCAGATCAACGAGAGCGACCTGAAGATCGACACCTACCGCGCGTCGGGCGCTGGCGGCCAGCACGTCAACACGACCGACTCCGCGGTTCGCATCACTCACCAACCGACCGGGATCGTCGTCGCCAGCCAGAACGACCGCAGCCAGCACAAGAACCGTGCCACTGCGATGAACATGCTGAAGGCGCGCCTGTTCGAGCGCGAAATGGCCGAGCGTGAGGCGGCTGCCAGCGGCGAGTACCAGGAAAAGAGCGAGATTGGCTGGGGCCACCAGATCCGCAGCTACGTCCTCCAGCCGTACCAGATGGTGAAGGACCTCCGCACAGGCGTGACCTCGACTTCGCCCGATGCGGTGCTCGACGGTGCCATCGATGACTTCATTTCCGCGGCATTGGCCCAGCGCGTAACGGGCGAGGCAGTCGACGTAGAGGACGTGGAATAG
- a CDS encoding peroxiredoxin → MFGKMKLGLLATACAALVASPAAAHLNKGDKAPAFSTRAALAGEEFGFILRTALAKGPVVLYFYPKAFTKGCTLEANAFADNMAKFEAAGATVIGMSNDDIGTLKRFSREECRDAFPVGVASDKIINAYDVALVRDGKDTGVTSRTSYVIASDGKIAMVHDDMDYREHVRLTLDTVRKLKKK, encoded by the coding sequence ATGTTTGGGAAAATGAAGCTCGGCCTGCTGGCCACTGCCTGTGCGGCACTCGTGGCCAGCCCGGCTGCCGCGCATTTGAACAAGGGTGACAAGGCGCCGGCGTTCTCGACCCGCGCCGCTCTTGCCGGCGAGGAGTTCGGTTTCATTCTCCGCACCGCGCTCGCGAAGGGGCCGGTCGTGCTTTACTTCTATCCCAAGGCGTTCACTAAGGGCTGCACACTCGAAGCCAATGCCTTTGCCGACAATATGGCGAAGTTCGAAGCTGCGGGTGCGACCGTTATCGGCATGTCCAATGACGATATCGGAACACTGAAGCGCTTCAGCCGCGAGGAATGCCGCGATGCCTTTCCCGTCGGTGTTGCCAGCGACAAGATCATCAATGCCTATGACGTGGCTCTCGTCCGCGATGGCAAGGATACCGGCGTTACCAGCCGGACGAGCTATGTCATCGCCTCCGATGGCAAGATCGCAATGGTCCATGACGACATGGACTATCGCGAACATGTGCGCCTGACCCTCGACACGGTGCGCAAGCTCAAGAAGAAATAG
- a CDS encoding penicillin-binding protein 1A, producing MEEQTTVEYARFRLRRDSNAVLEWFRRNWRERRLFRWAAAAIGAFVLLTIVAWFWLARDLPDAETLLDYETPLPTVVRGIDGEIVHSYARERRVQLQYVDFPQRMIEAYLSAEDKTFFSHGGVDLTGTANAVFDYAVKYGSGERAVGGSTITQQVAKNLLLGDEYSVTRKLKEMILARRIEGVLSKQEILELYLNEIPLGRRSFGVQAASRAYFDKDVGDLDLHEMAFLSILPKAPERYGRKANESMAIDRRNFVLRKMEENGFITAAEMREAQAKPLGLVTQRSERSVDAGYFLEEVRRSLIEQFGETAETSSNSVYAGGLWVRTSLDPEMQIAARDALRAGLLRYHGSRGWTGPIATLDVSEGNWASQLASSYLSVRYEDWRVGVVTQRSGSSAKIGFSDGSEVPLTGLPDKLKAGDVIAASPSGSGYRVRTIPEVSGGFIAEQVQTGRVLAMQGGFDNRLSDFNRATQALRQPGSTIKPFVYATGLDNGMTPASEVPDQTFCFYQGANLGEKCFRNFGGGGGGVHTMRWGLEQSRNLMTVHIAMEAGMPQVIKTFENMKIGSYEPYPAFALGAGDTTVQKMVNAYAALANHGRLHESTLIDYVQDRHGKVIWRADKRKCTNCNMPEWDGKAMPRFGLQGKEVIDPRTAYQVVHMLEGVVTRGTAVRLRDLNLPLFGKTGTTSGPTNAWFVGGSPEVVAGVYVGFDQPRNLGGWVQGGNTAAPIFKEFVQKTKDRWKDEPPVAPAGIRMVRIDRISGKRVFDAWPTDDPKASVIWEAFKPDTEPARSTRQDEIAAKRKEILELIRRGRGGGEQQTVVTDGEGQPADFVEDQGGIY from the coding sequence ATGGAAGAACAAACCACCGTAGAATATGCCCGCTTCCGCTTGCGGCGCGACAGCAACGCCGTGCTGGAATGGTTTCGCCGGAATTGGCGAGAGCGTCGCCTGTTCCGTTGGGCGGCCGCTGCCATCGGGGCATTCGTGCTGCTAACGATCGTTGCATGGTTCTGGCTGGCCCGCGATCTGCCGGATGCAGAAACCCTGCTCGATTACGAGACTCCCTTGCCGACCGTGGTGCGCGGCATCGACGGCGAGATCGTCCATTCCTATGCCCGCGAACGCCGCGTGCAGCTACAATATGTCGATTTCCCGCAAAGGATGATCGAGGCGTATCTTTCGGCAGAGGACAAGACCTTCTTCAGCCACGGCGGGGTCGATCTGACCGGTACTGCTAACGCCGTATTCGATTATGCGGTGAAGTACGGGTCGGGAGAACGCGCGGTAGGTGGTTCGACCATTACGCAGCAGGTCGCAAAGAACCTTCTGCTGGGTGACGAATATTCGGTCACGCGCAAGCTCAAGGAAATGATCCTCGCTCGCCGTATCGAAGGCGTTTTGAGCAAGCAGGAAATCCTCGAGCTCTATCTCAATGAAATTCCCCTCGGTCGCCGCAGCTTCGGTGTGCAGGCGGCAAGCCGCGCCTATTTCGACAAGGACGTGGGCGACCTCGACCTCCATGAAATGGCGTTCCTGTCGATCCTGCCCAAGGCGCCCGAGCGCTATGGCCGCAAGGCGAACGAGAGCATGGCCATCGACCGGCGCAATTTCGTGCTGCGCAAGATGGAGGAAAACGGCTTCATCACCGCAGCGGAGATGCGCGAGGCGCAGGCCAAGCCGCTTGGCCTGGTTACCCAGCGCAGCGAGCGTTCGGTCGATGCCGGATACTTTCTCGAGGAAGTGCGCCGTTCGCTAATCGAGCAATTCGGCGAGACGGCCGAAACGAGCAGCAACAGCGTCTATGCGGGCGGCCTGTGGGTGCGTACATCGCTCGATCCTGAAATGCAGATCGCGGCAAGGGACGCGCTGCGCGCCGGGCTGCTGCGCTATCACGGCAGTCGGGGCTGGACCGGTCCGATCGCGACGCTCGACGTCAGCGAAGGGAACTGGGCGAGCCAACTTGCGAGTTCCTACCTTTCCGTTCGCTATGAAGACTGGCGGGTCGGCGTCGTCACCCAGCGCAGCGGTTCGAGCGCTAAGATCGGGTTTTCCGATGGCAGCGAAGTTCCGCTTACAGGACTGCCGGACAAGCTGAAGGCTGGCGATGTCATCGCCGCATCACCGAGCGGTTCCGGTTACCGCGTGAGGACCATCCCCGAGGTTTCGGGCGGGTTCATAGCCGAACAGGTCCAGACCGGCCGCGTGCTTGCCATGCAGGGCGGTTTCGACAATCGCCTGTCTGACTTCAACCGTGCGACGCAGGCTCTCCGTCAGCCGGGATCGACGATCAAGCCGTTCGTTTACGCGACCGGCCTCGATAATGGCATGACGCCGGCGTCAGAGGTCCCCGACCAGACTTTCTGTTTCTACCAGGGCGCGAACCTCGGCGAGAAATGTTTCCGCAACTTCGGCGGTGGCGGTGGCGGTGTCCACACCATGCGCTGGGGCCTTGAACAATCGCGCAACTTGATGACGGTCCACATCGCGATGGAAGCGGGCATGCCGCAGGTTATCAAGACGTTCGAGAACATGAAGATCGGTTCCTATGAACCCTATCCTGCCTTCGCGCTGGGTGCTGGTGACACGACTGTCCAGAAGATGGTCAACGCCTATGCCGCCCTTGCGAATCATGGCCGCCTGCATGAATCGACACTGATCGACTATGTCCAGGATCGTCACGGCAAGGTGATCTGGCGCGCCGACAAGCGGAAGTGCACCAACTGCAACATGCCCGAATGGGATGGCAAGGCGATGCCGCGCTTCGGATTGCAGGGCAAGGAAGTGATCGATCCGCGTACCGCATACCAGGTGGTTCACATGCTCGAAGGCGTCGTGACGCGTGGTACTGCTGTCCGCCTGCGTGACCTGAACCTGCCGCTGTTCGGCAAGACAGGTACGACCTCGGGTCCGACCAACGCCTGGTTCGTCGGCGGTTCGCCTGAGGTTGTCGCTGGCGTCTATGTCGGGTTCGACCAGCCTCGGAACCTTGGCGGATGGGTACAGGGCGGAAACACTGCCGCTCCGATCTTCAAGGAATTCGTGCAAAAGACCAAGGATCGCTGGAAGGATGAGCCGCCGGTGGCACCTGCAGGCATCCGGATGGTCAGGATCGACCGTATCTCGGGCAAGCGTGTATTCGATGCATGGCCGACCGATGATCCGAAGGCGTCGGTGATCTGGGAAGCTTTCAAGCCCGATACGGAACCTGCTCGATCGACCCGGCAGGACGAGATCGCCGCGAAGCGCAAGGAAATCTTGGAACTGATCCGCCGTGGTCGGGGCGGCGGGGAACAGCAGACCGTCGTCACGGACGGCGAGGGGCAACCGGCCGATTTCGTCGAGGACCAGGGCGGCATTTATTGA
- a CDS encoding N-acetylmuramoyl-L-alanine amidase family protein, which yields MMLRYHLAAIVLLPVAVGAALFVSGVRVPIPEFGREYVLRFLLPGEGAETELPDILGSDDPNDPLVVIDAGHGGRDPGAVGGDVREKDIVLGLALALRDELVSQGGVRVAMTRDDDRLLTLGERPEIARRMEADLFISIHADSAGEKAPVTGASIYTLSNEASSDAAARFAARENDADRLNGVEIEGQSEEVSAILVELSQRRTQEDSNVFAGLVTRAGEGKLLFHPRPKRSAALAVLRAPDVPSVLYESGFVTNPEEAQRLLSDQGRKQFAEVMARAIRIYFARQAGTPAPVS from the coding sequence ATGATGCTCCGTTATCACCTGGCGGCGATCGTCCTCCTGCCCGTCGCGGTTGGCGCGGCACTGTTTGTGAGCGGGGTGCGGGTTCCGATTCCCGAGTTCGGCAGGGAATACGTTTTGCGTTTCCTCTTGCCTGGAGAGGGGGCGGAAACCGAGCTTCCCGATATTCTCGGCTCGGACGATCCGAACGATCCGCTGGTCGTGATCGACGCGGGACACGGGGGGCGGGACCCCGGAGCTGTTGGCGGCGATGTGCGCGAAAAGGACATTGTTCTCGGCCTCGCGCTTGCCTTGCGCGACGAGCTGGTCAGCCAGGGCGGGGTTCGCGTAGCCATGACCCGCGATGACGATCGCCTGCTGACCTTGGGTGAGCGCCCAGAGATTGCTCGGCGGATGGAGGCGGATCTCTTCATTTCGATCCATGCCGATTCTGCAGGAGAGAAAGCGCCTGTCACCGGAGCAAGCATCTACACTTTGTCGAACGAGGCATCTTCCGATGCGGCTGCGCGCTTTGCCGCACGCGAAAACGATGCCGACCGCCTCAATGGCGTCGAGATCGAAGGACAGAGCGAGGAAGTCAGTGCGATCCTCGTCGAACTTTCACAAAGGCGGACGCAAGAGGATTCGAATGTTTTCGCTGGTCTTGTGACACGTGCAGGAGAGGGCAAGTTGCTGTTCCATCCCCGACCCAAGCGTTCGGCGGCGCTCGCCGTACTGCGTGCGCCTGACGTCCCCTCGGTGCTCTACGAAAGCGGCTTCGTTACGAACCCCGAGGAGGCGCAGCGCCTGCTTTCCGATCAAGGACGCAAGCAATTTGCCGAGGTAATGGCACGTGCGATCCGCATATATTTCGCCCGGCAGGCGGGGACGCCGGCACCGGTATCGTGA
- a CDS encoding Rne/Rng family ribonuclease: protein MATRMLIDARHPEETRVAVLKGNRIEEFDFESSEHKQIKGNIYLAKVTRVEPSLQAAFVDFGGNRHGFLAFSEIHPDYYQIPQSDRDALLAEEAEAAEEEARLRAEEEERGEMPGDEYDAESEESAEALVEDLAEDGLEEIDTSEKDRVATIEDGHVDGNGDDEDEDEDDSDEENGDDSRKSGRGRRGRGRRQGRGKSRAKEVDEVRARRLALRRRYKIQDVIHRRQVLLVQVVKEERGNKGAALTTYLSLAGRYTVLMPNSSHGGGISRKISSASDRKRLKQIVGDLSLPKTMGLIVRTAGLSRTKTEIKRDFDYLARLWDGIREKTLASAAPTLIHSDSDLIKRAIRDIYNRDIEEVVVEGEEGYKSAKQFMKLLMPSHARRVKPYSDPMPLFQRYGAEDQLRAMYDPVVQLKSGGYLVINPTEALVSIDINSGRSTKEHGIEQTAVATNVEAAKEIARQLRLRDMAGLVVIDFIDMEYNSNTRKVEKAMKDALKHDRARIQVGRISGFGLMEMSRQRLRTGVLEATTRDCPHCDGTGLVRTASSAGLSALRLIEDEAAKGKGTIIRLGASTEAAIYLLNSKRADLAEIEDRYNVTVEVVPEGEDEGAKMTVTSMGPRPSSAPKFEPIVEDDDDDDDIIDDETDEDDREEREDRDDDDDGSKKKRRRRRRGGRGRNKNRGEDQGDESSNDDADEEQDESRSNGDSDTDEDGAPKKKRRRSRGGRRRRKNREDGETADNAETVEDAVEASADKAEDIAEKVTDDIAVVGAASDDAEATDEKPKRKRAPRKKKAADESEAVQAEPAETGEASEEPAEKPKRKRAPRKRKVEEAAEEVKEQLTDDISVTATTEAPSDTGDEAEAAPKKKPARKRAPAKSKAKAADGSEEKAEASDAPKVKPAAKSETPTDGGDGSDDGKPRRGWWQRTFGE, encoded by the coding sequence ATGGCAACGCGCATGCTCATCGACGCGCGCCACCCGGAAGAAACGCGGGTGGCGGTGCTCAAAGGCAACCGGATCGAAGAATTTGATTTCGAATCGTCCGAACACAAACAGATCAAGGGCAACATCTACCTTGCCAAGGTAACCCGGGTAGAACCTTCGCTTCAGGCGGCATTCGTCGATTTCGGCGGCAACCGTCACGGCTTCCTCGCTTTCAGCGAAATCCACCCCGACTACTATCAGATCCCGCAGTCCGATCGTGACGCGCTTCTGGCCGAAGAGGCCGAGGCTGCCGAAGAAGAGGCTCGCCTCCGCGCCGAAGAGGAAGAGCGCGGCGAAATGCCGGGCGACGAATACGACGCCGAAAGCGAAGAATCGGCCGAAGCACTGGTCGAAGACCTCGCCGAAGACGGGCTCGAGGAAATCGACACCTCTGAAAAGGACCGGGTCGCCACCATCGAAGACGGTCACGTCGACGGCAATGGTGACGACGAGGATGAAGACGAAGACGATTCCGACGAAGAAAACGGCGATGACAGCCGCAAGTCGGGACGTGGCCGTCGCGGTCGTGGTCGCCGCCAGGGCCGCGGCAAGTCGCGCGCCAAGGAAGTGGACGAGGTCCGCGCCCGTCGCCTGGCCCTGCGCCGTCGCTACAAGATCCAAGACGTCATCCATCGCCGCCAGGTATTGCTGGTACAGGTGGTCAAGGAAGAACGCGGCAACAAGGGCGCCGCGCTGACGACCTACCTCAGCCTCGCTGGCCGATACACCGTCCTGATGCCGAACTCGTCGCATGGCGGCGGGATCAGCCGCAAGATCAGCTCTGCATCAGATCGCAAGCGCCTCAAGCAGATCGTTGGCGACCTCAGCCTGCCCAAGACCATGGGCCTGATCGTCCGCACTGCAGGCCTCAGCCGCACCAAGACGGAGATCAAGCGCGACTTCGATTACCTTGCACGTCTGTGGGACGGTATACGGGAGAAAACGCTGGCTTCGGCTGCACCGACGCTGATCCATTCGGATTCGGACCTGATCAAACGCGCGATCCGCGACATCTACAACCGCGATATCGAGGAAGTCGTGGTCGAGGGTGAAGAAGGCTACAAATCGGCCAAGCAGTTCATGAAGCTGCTGATGCCGAGCCACGCCCGCCGCGTGAAACCCTATTCCGACCCCATGCCGCTGTTCCAGCGCTATGGCGCCGAGGACCAGCTGCGTGCGATGTACGATCCTGTCGTGCAGCTCAAATCGGGTGGCTATCTCGTCATCAACCCGACCGAAGCGCTGGTTTCGATCGACATCAACTCCGGTCGTTCGACCAAGGAGCACGGCATCGAACAGACCGCCGTTGCGACCAACGTCGAAGCGGCGAAGGAAATCGCCCGCCAGCTGCGCCTGCGCGACATGGCCGGTCTGGTCGTCATCGACTTCATCGACATGGAATACAATTCCAACACGCGCAAAGTCGAAAAGGCGATGAAGGATGCGCTGAAGCACGATCGTGCGCGTATTCAGGTCGGACGCATTTCGGGCTTCGGCCTGATGGAAATGAGCCGCCAGCGCCTTCGCACCGGCGTGCTCGAAGCAACGACCCGCGACTGCCCGCATTGCGATGGAACGGGCCTCGTTCGCACCGCAAGTTCCGCCGGTCTTTCGGCTCTCCGCCTGATCGAAGACGAAGCTGCCAAGGGCAAGGGAACGATCATCCGCCTCGGCGCAAGTACCGAAGCTGCGATCTATCTCCTCAATTCGAAGCGCGCCGACCTCGCCGAAATCGAGGATCGTTACAATGTGACGGTCGAAGTAGTGCCGGAAGGCGAAGACGAAGGCGCGAAAATGACGGTTACGAGCATGGGCCCTCGCCCGTCTTCGGCACCGAAATTCGAACCGATCGTCGAAGACGACGACGATGACGACGACATCATCGACGATGAAACCGACGAGGATGATCGCGAAGAGCGCGAAGATCGCGATGATGACGATGACGGTTCGAAGAAGAAGCGCCGTCGCCGCCGCCGTGGTGGTCGCGGGCGAAACAAGAACCGCGGTGAGGACCAGGGCGACGAATCGTCGAATGACGATGCCGACGAAGAGCAGGATGAATCCCGTTCGAATGGCGACTCCGACACCGATGAAGATGGCGCACCGAAGAAGAAGCGCCGCCGGAGCCGTGGTGGACGCCGCCGTCGCAAGAACCGCGAGGATGGCGAAACCGCCGATAACGCCGAGACGGTCGAAGATGCGGTAGAAGCCTCTGCGGACAAGGCGGAAGACATCGCGGAGAAGGTAACGGACGATATCGCCGTCGTCGGTGCCGCATCTGATGACGCCGAAGCGACCGACGAGAAGCCCAAACGCAAGCGCGCGCCCCGCAAGAAGAAAGCGGCGGACGAAAGCGAAGCGGTACAGGCTGAACCGGCCGAAACTGGCGAGGCCTCCGAGGAACCGGCTGAAAAGCCGAAGCGCAAACGTGCACCTCGCAAAAGGAAGGTCGAAGAAGCAGCTGAAGAGGTGAAGGAACAGCTGACCGACGACATCTCCGTCACCGCAACTACCGAAGCCCCTTCGGACACCGGAGACGAAGCAGAAGCTGCGCCGAAGAAGAAGCCAGCGCGCAAACGCGCACCGGCCAAGTCCAAGGCAAAAGCCGCCGATGGTAGCGAGGAAAAAGCCGAAGCATCCGACGCCCCCAAGGTCAAACCGGCGGCAAAATCGGAGACGCCAACTGACGGAGGCGATGGCTCCGACGACGGCAAGCCGCGTCGCGGTTGGTGGCAGCGCACCTTCGGGGAGTAA
- a CDS encoding class I SAM-dependent methyltransferase, with protein sequence MPRLVGYACSQGQIMKRRSGLVPLATGDVFELGCGGGLNQQFYDTNAVTSFSGIDPHGMMLDEARSQARAKGWEVDIREGRGEEIPFTSGSFDTVVCTFTLCTVEDPARVMSEMRRILKPGGRLLFLEHGRAPDAEVVKWQERIEPTWKRLAGGCHLTRPIGSALRGSGFEVEPLGQGYLPKSPRFAGWNEWGIARKAGV encoded by the coding sequence ATGCCGCGACTGGTGGGCTATGCCTGCAGCCAGGGTCAGATCATGAAGCGCAGGTCCGGGCTGGTCCCGCTCGCCACAGGTGACGTGTTCGAGCTCGGCTGCGGCGGCGGGCTGAACCAGCAATTTTACGATACCAATGCCGTCACCAGTTTTTCCGGCATCGATCCGCATGGGATGATGCTGGACGAAGCGCGCAGCCAGGCGAGGGCCAAGGGCTGGGAAGTCGATATCCGCGAAGGGCGGGGCGAAGAAATCCCCTTCACTTCCGGCAGTTTCGACACCGTTGTGTGCACCTTTACCCTTTGCACCGTGGAAGATCCCGCACGCGTGATGAGCGAGATGCGGCGCATCCTGAAACCCGGCGGCAGGCTCCTCTTTCTCGAGCATGGGCGGGCGCCCGATGCGGAAGTCGTGAAATGGCAGGAGCGGATCGAGCCGACCTGGAAGCGTCTGGCCGGGGGGTGTCACCTGACCCGTCCGATCGGATCGGCCCTTCGCGGATCGGGCTTCGAGGTCGAACCCTTGGGGCAGGGCTATCTGCCCAAGTCGCCCCGTTTTGCGGGTTGGAACGAGTGGGGCATAGCGCGCAAGGCAGGCGTGTAG
- a CDS encoding NTP transferase domain-containing protein: MTTANERVTALILAGTRPGGDPLASAEGVSHKALLDVGGRTVLDRVIDAVRGAGPERIVVLADDAAVVAIAEARGAECMVPATGPSQSVHNALEAFGAPMLVTTSDHALLRPDWIRQCIDDTPEAADLGVMLAPRRAVEEALPGNKRTYLKLGDGEWSGCNLFYLKTPRSREAIRLWMRIEQDRKKPWRMVAKIGPGMLLAYLFGRLSMADAIRRIGQRIGIRSELVAARDGLAAVDVDKPQDLELVRALMAEGR, encoded by the coding sequence ATGACCACCGCCAATGAACGCGTGACAGCCCTGATCCTTGCCGGGACTCGTCCCGGTGGCGATCCCCTGGCATCGGCAGAGGGTGTTTCGCACAAGGCACTGCTAGATGTCGGAGGGCGGACCGTTCTCGACCGCGTTATCGATGCCGTGCGGGGCGCAGGACCGGAAAGGATCGTCGTGCTGGCCGATGATGCAGCGGTCGTCGCGATTGCGGAAGCCAGGGGCGCCGAATGCATGGTGCCTGCTACCGGTCCCAGCCAGAGCGTTCATAATGCCCTCGAAGCCTTCGGCGCGCCCATGCTCGTGACGACAAGCGACCACGCGCTGCTCCGGCCCGACTGGATACGGCAATGCATCGACGATACGCCCGAGGCGGCGGACCTTGGCGTCATGCTGGCTCCGCGTCGTGCGGTCGAGGAGGCACTGCCGGGCAACAAGCGCACCTACCTCAAGCTCGGCGATGGCGAGTGGTCGGGCTGCAACCTGTTTTACCTCAAGACGCCTCGGTCCCGCGAGGCCATCCGGCTGTGGATGCGGATCGAACAGGACCGCAAGAAGCCATGGCGCATGGTCGCGAAGATCGGGCCGGGAATGTTGCTGGCATATCTCTTCGGCCGGTTGAGCATGGCAGACGCGATCAGGCGGATCGGCCAGCGCATCGGCATTCGCAGCGAGCTAGTGGCAGCGCGTGACGGGCTTGCAGCGGTCGATGTCGACAAGCCGCAGGATCTCGAACTGGTCCGCGCGCTAATGGCAGAGGGACGGTAA